tgcactgataAACACAGGGACTATGAAAGAAGTAAAACTTTGTcttgacatttatttgaaaaaagattATTTTCACACATCACAGAAAAATACTTGAACAGACAGATATGGCACATAGTCAGCAGGATTCactggctgcacacacactttcacgTAAACAGTCAAAActtcatacacacaaacaagtgCCAACTGAGGATGAGACACACATGTTCTCCAGCCGGCGTGGTTTGAGACTGTCCATAGAAAAGCTGTCCGTACCACAGACTGCAACACTGTAAACACTGATCGAGGGGGGGATGGGTGTCCCCAGGATGGGCGTGTGGATGGGGAGGCTTCGCTCTCTGAGGGCTGTAGCATCAGTCTCCGAGGCCTCTGGATGGGGTCAGGGGGGTGCAGGCTAGCCAGGCTCTGTGAGGGTGCGGGCGGGGTAGGAATGCTCCTTCTGCGTCACATCCCCATACGGATACTCTGGATGATCTGAAATATGGCTGAGAGACAACCGAAATACAGTCAAGAGCTGTCAAAACCCCACATTTTTGTTGGGATATTTTTCTCACAGATACTGAACTACATTCAGCTGCATTAGTTTTAGGGTCCTCCTGGTATAGTTATGTCATGGACGTTACCAGTTTACTACATTATGATCTTAATCCACCAGCATGTTCTTATTCTATTGATGTTGGCATAATAATCAAGCGATTCCTTTCATCCAATGCGTGGACCTACGCGTTAAACTGTGACACTCCCTGTACCCTCAATGCTGCAAATGTAATTATGACAGGATTTAAGAAGGAAGTCGGTTGACATGGTATAAATGAGGTCCGAGTGGTTGTCACTTACACAGGACTTTCACCCAGGGAGCTGCCATTTGTGTCctgtgtgaaaccaaaagtacattttgatctgttttaacTTGCACAAAAGTTAATTTAAGTAATGTAAACAGCGTATGTCACATATGTAACTTGAGTTACACAACAAACATAGTTATTTGAACACAGACcaatggtttttttttctaaacctaCTCAAGTAGTTTTGATAGAGTTCCCAACGATAGACAAGTGTGAGCCCTATTGGAGTACCCTGCACGTAAAAGAGTAAAATTGTGCATTAAAAAGTAAAGCCAAGAGGTCCTAACTAATCAAGGGAGAACTTGTTGAATCCACTTCTATATTAGCTATACTTGCTTACTTTATTGTACAAACACACCCTTTCTTTTGTAAGAAACAAAAGTGCATACCTGATCcacacacaacaaatacaaagaggGCTAGCAGCCAGGGACCCACAGGATACTTCTCCTCTTGTGGTCGCTAtggaaaagacacacacaaacatatatatcCTTAGTATATCAGCATTTTAACAGATGCTACAGAGCGAAAGTAAAATAGCTTTTAAATGGATAGATTTACAAAGAGCTTTCAATTTCCAACCCGCTcaggttgttgttgctgctcttTTTTGCCCGGTCACCCTTTTTCCTAAAAACCTGCCACCACAGATGATCTGGTTTGTTGTGTTGCTCACCAAAATGTCCACAATAACAATTTTTGTGGTTACACTGAACACAGCCAAGAGTGTAATTATACTCAGAGAGGTGCTGATTTAGTGTTTTTTGATGAGTGGAACAGCATTACTCAGTCAGTCTAGACCGATTTTGGGAGAACCCATCAGCCTCCAACAGATGAGTTCATCAGTTTGGAAGTGTTAGAGGGTTGACTGCTTTTGGTGAGGGAAGTTGTTGCAGTCAGTTAATGATGCTGGAGGAACACAGAGCCTGAGCAGCTTCAATATGTGACCTTTAAGCTGCTATTTAACTACATTGAGTGACAGAGGGAGGGTAAGTTAATAAATAATTGTCAGATTGTACTGTTAGCAGAGTGGCAAAGGGATGAAGAAGCCtaataatgtataaataaaaaagtaacttTTGAGCAAAATCTTCCACTTTCACTGCTAATTATGGGTAAATCAACTGAATACAACCCCATTTTGAATAATGTGTGGATAGCTAAAAAAGGTGAGTTGTTTTTGAATGGTTGGAAATAATGGGAAAATATCTGGAGATCTGGAGCTTTGGAAGTAACATAGAGTCTTCCTCAGCATTTCCTGACCTTGGAAACTATGAGATCAGATACTAAATGGACCTTGTGGAGAGTTTGTTTTGTCAACTGCTGTTCCCAAGGTCAACAATGAACCGTTAAATCTTTTCAGCCTACATGGACGAGAGGCCCTCAGAGGAGGGGAAACTAAAGTCTGCAAATCCATCAGCTGACAAATGTGAAACAATCAAAAACTATGATTGTTTTGTCAACTGTCACAAAGTAGTGGTAAAATCCACTACTGCCAAAGGGTATGTCAAATCACAgtaaagatattcagtttacaaTAAACAGATATAACCAGCTAATaatcacatttgagaagctacAACCAGTTAATAATAGGCATATTGATATATAAATGACTTAAGTGATTCATTTTGatctcaaataaataatgatttgtcaaccagtgtgttgtttttattgtttaccAGCTAAAACATAATACACCTTAGTATGCTAAGTATTCTGTACACATTTATatctcaattaaaaacatgaaactgcAGCCAGTAAATCTAAACATCTGATACTCAGACATATGCCTGATTGTTatcatttagtttttgattaatgaatatgtttgtcaaaaccatttatttttcaaaaagataCTCAACTCAACCATTAAtcacacaattacatttaagaTGTAATGCATTGAAATTGTAGCTTTCAAACTGATTGGACTCATTTAGCTACTGATAGTTTGGATTTTTCACCTGggtaatgttttaaaaagtgcttcAAATGTTCACACCAGCATTTCGGCATGAATTAAAAAATCGACCACCAACACTAGCTATTTCCCAAGCCTGCATTACATCCACATATTTTCTTATCATAAtttcactgaaaataaataaataacgtCAAGTGACACAGCGGAGGGCGGTGTGAATAAATAAGATGTTTAATGATGAAGCAGCTCAGCCTGGTGGGTCATAATGTATCACATAGGACCACACTGTGTTTTGCTGTATGACATCTATGTGATATGCAGGAAGACACGCTTCTTCACCACCAGCCCCTTCATCATGCTGCTTCCATACCGGAGAGAACGTCACCTATCTGGGCTAATGTCATGCTGACACCTCGCTGCTGTCAGTTAGCGGCTCACCAGCGTCTTGGCCACGTTTCCTCTCTGCGTGATGTTCTTGCTGTGTTTCTCGTTGGCCATGCGGATCCTCTGTTTAGCCACCATCTTCCGGCACGATTATAAAACCCGGGATAAATGAGTctgctttattttctcaaactgcaGGCTTTCGACAGCACCCCTGCATCAATCTAGGAGACCTCTGACACTATAATACCGGAAACTGGATTTAATTActttcagaataagagcatgGGATTTTAGTGGAACAATGTTGGCAATTTATGAGGAGGTACTGAgagatattttgtattttacatcAACAGCAAGTGGTGTTATACTCTCCAAATCAGAGCATGGCGTATCCTTAGTTCTCAAAAcaacttaaatatatttttgttattggaATCGTTTATTCTGAAGGTCTTCACAGGAACTAGCTTGCTTCATTTTGGTTATCTTCACGTGGCTCCTCTGCACCTCGCAAAGATTAGCGCGTGTCCAGAGGCGCGCTCCACTATTGATAATGGATTTTAATTGATAACGTTCAGAGGCGGAAAAGAGAGATAAGCTACTTTATGTCCTaatttttttagaaaataaacaaacaagcagaGATCAAGAAGGTCAGGCACACAACGCTAAGATATCTTGAGTCATATtcagtaaatataaaaataaatttgaaaaaaatatacatttaaatgaacgagtttacatatacatttttgcAATTCCGAATGATGAAGCTGGAGATAAATTggtatatctttttatttttatttgaatgatttctgCTCTTCATagacttttaaaaatacttgaattggacctttttttaaaaaatacttaaattgGACCTATTTTTCTCTACAGGAGTAAACAttaacaagaagaaaaacaaagacaagagGGCACAATTTTAAAGGTAAAAGTGGTCGAGACACAACCTTAGTTCTGATTAAAATTAGCTACAGTAGCCAGTTCATAAAGTATACCAACTGTACGTGTAGCTAAATCAAATACAATCTTGCTTCTTGAAGGATGATCGGCATCCCACAAACATTATGTAAAGTCAAATCAACCCATCTCTACACCAACCAAGcttgaatgtttaatgttcaTGAAGGCAGGATTCATAGTAGGATGGTTGTGCAATAGATTAAAGGTCCCCTTTTAtgctaaatgcacttttttgATACAGAAATATGTTCgtccccagtgtgtaaggagactcacaaaatgtcagaaaatacaaccctctctcttttcctccctaccaacatctctaaaaacaggggtacaaatgagctgatccagatttgctgccgataggacgtcataaccgaaatgtgggctggctttacattgaactcctggcaacatcccacccacgtgacacatcccaacttatcgtctgcaatatacagttgTGAGCTGAagcatctctgtgtgtctgtgtatttagcaggatgtctgcaggagggacttagagttgttgtataatacatataatgtctctgttctagtggtgaacactgagaagtgtttcagaaataatgcttgatttggttttgaacataacatggggtttaatcacagcagcgtttagctgagtttccccgttagaaacttctctcttcagacagaaaTCATGCATGACACATGATCTTCAGGTcaactcaaatttaaagcaggaacagggctgaaatagaggggtatgaggcatgctgcaatgggtgttctgtttggtattttgagcaaaacacttcacagacatgttttgtatagatattgccctaaaatatattgttcaaatatagcataataggagacgTTTAAGACTGAATGATTGTTCCTTTTCTAGGAATCTATAACTTACTTTTAGTCTGATAAGGTGCCACTTTTTCCCCATATTTCAAGCAAATAATAGCCTATACTCTGTCCTTGTTTGCAAAAGGGACCATGTCAATTCTAAACTCAGGCTAATATGCTGGATGACGACTCAGCTTTATCCAGTATGATATATTTGTATATCAGTTACGGCTGACTTACATCATTCACTCCATCTGACAAGACTAAAAGCCGGCTGCTCTGAGAGAAaggagggcagagagagagcagaggttGCCTAGCAACTGCATCAAAAGGTTTGCTTAGGGAGTGAAAGTCCAGCGACGGAGACAGGAAGAAACGTCCAACTCCTCTAAACAGCCGACTTATAATTTAGTGTGATTGACAGTTTCACTGCTATATGTGCAACAGAAGGATTCCTTTGGCTGTATCAGTGACTGAGCGTTCGTACTGATGTCTTacataaattataaataacaagAACTCAGACACCTGTACTATCAGAGCATGCTCGGATAGGAAATACATGGTTTGATGGAAAGGATCCCTTACATTCACAGCAGACTCAAATCCACCAAATACATCTACAATTTAATatagttttattaaataaatagtttataGTTTTTTCACAGGTTAGGATGAGAGGATTCAAATTTAATTCAAAGTACTTTATCCAAAAAATGACAATTTGTATATGAATGTCATCCTGTGTTACCTTGACATATTGATGTggttgtactgtatgttttgctGCTGTTAAACAAGATCTTTCTTGTTTGGTTGGATTATGTGTTCCTTGTGGAGGCATGTGAGAAAACGCTTCCCGAAGAACTGCAGTAGTTTAAGGACTTTAGAGCCAGACTGTAAGAGGGCAGAAACCAAAATCTTCCTCACttatacacacccacacatgttTATATTGCCTGGTATACATTTAGCCAAACTCGAGATCTCAGCGCTGTGGTTTGCTTTTCCGGACTCCTTCGAAATGGTTCTTTACAAGTTCCCTTTAAACTCATGATGTTTTCCATCAAGGTTAAGAAAAAATCCTCTGCGAAGGAGGAAGGACATGTTTTtctcagtatttaaaaaatggcctTGAAATTGAATGGAAACAACGTTATAAACAGGCGAGGATGTGGGCAATGCTCGTGTTGactgcaaagacacaaacaaagctAAATGTGCAACAAAATAAGTTTACAGTAGGCGAAAGgtaaaaaacagacatgaaaaagCTATTTTTCCCATGTGTTTTACATTGACACATGGAGATATGAGATCATGCCAGTAGTAACACAGATGTAAGAACAGAGGGACATATCTGGAGCTTTTAGTGAAACCAgacaaaatgaaacactttgCAACTGCCTTGGATGATAATTATGCCgaaaacatgaacaaacatgCAACAGCTGTAGCAGCCTTAAACAGAGGAAATACTTGCAAGGTCATCCTTGAATCCAGACAATGCAGGACAACACACAGGAGATAACGTAAAGTGAGTGTCTCCTGTGGTGCAAAGCTTTCCATCTATGCAACTATGaagcatttccatttttcagAAACCCTAAACCACAGCAGGAtctattttcagatttttacaTTGAGGATACATGACCTAAATTCTGTCTCCTAATTACACCCAAAACACACCATGTAAGGAAGAAACATGTAGTCGAACCACCTCTCGAGAGGAGGGCAAACAGTAGTTAACTTTGGCAAAATAAACCTGACATGAGAGTAAAGAGAGACCAGGGTGGAGGGAAGGAAGGGTTTGACGATTTCTGCATGTGAGGGTGTGACATGAACAAAAAAGCTCTGTATGAAAACATACAGGCGGGTCGCTGGGTTGAAACCTCATTACGCCCCAACAAGCccccttcttttcttttgatcACCAGGCTCATTTTGCCCGCCCACTCCCACTAGCCTTGATGCTGCCGTGCCAGACAGAGCTTCATCTGTGATTTCATATACAGTTGCTCGCTCCAACACCGGCAGCTCTGTTACGGTCGGTTTATTTTATGTCGGCAAACAGTGATGTTCAACGTCATTGCTGTCAATGTAGCTCTCTGAATCCCTCAGTACTGCTGTCACGAATAGGAAACAACAAGAGACAAGCACAGGTCTTTAAAAGGGCTTTGGAAAAAGCCAAAAAAGCTTCCAGCTTTATGCTGTTTATTCTAAAACACGGACAAGTATGTGCAAGGCGTCTTCTCTCAATCAAGAACGACCTGCCTTGGATGATATTTACGTGAAACTGCAGCCGAAATGTTCTAAGTAGCTCCAAAATAGACCTAGACAATGCATGCCATGGAAGTGGCATATCCATGTTCTTAGAATACAAAGATGGTCAGAACCATTCAGCATCAGTTCAGGTCAGCATCACTTATCTTCTTCTAGATGGGTCAAGCAGATATGCTGAAAATCTTCCAcgtcatttttcattaaaaaaaaaaagtaaacatcaaGTTTAATGTAGCACTTTACTGGCTTAGTATTACAGGGTGTTGGCGACCAATATTCAGATGACGGGAGattgcagcagctcctccaacacaaagaaaaccaaTGGAAGCAGATTCCATTCTGGCATCAAGTTTACCTAAACTGGTTCAAATGTCCCCAGAGAGACTGGGAGAGAGAGGTGAAGCTATGCACCGCACCCCTGCACTCTCCAAATATGTGACCCACTTTGAATGCCAGAATCTGGGACTACCTTGAGATGTgtgtctctatgtgtgtgtctgggtctgtatgtgtgtgttggaaggCTCTTTATTATAGTtcttatacatttaaaatgtaaaaaagaaccATATACCACGATAGTATACCACTACAAGCTTCAGACACTTCCTTTGACAAACTGACTAATTCTGTTAATGCACACACCTTCTAAATTTGAATTCAGTTTAAGACATGTGTTTGGATTTAGATCAATGTTAGCTTACACCCTCCGGGCTTCCAGGACACCTCTTATACACAGAGAGTGGATCATTTAAGTTAAGATGTATGAGATCAAGGTGAACTTGTTTTCTAACCCAATGTGCTTTTTTATTAACCCtttctttagattttttaaagtattttaattagtatctaacacatgcagcatctctAAACTTTTGTGAGTGTGGTGTAAGAGTGTGTACCACTTTCTGAAACTCATCAACCTTCAAACACAACTGCTAATCAAGTGGAggtgtggaaatgtgtgtgtgtaggtaagACAACTCAAATATAAAGCTCTCTGGTTGGTATGAGCATTCTTTTGGATCTGGATCTCTCCCAAATTATCTTCACCCAAGTTCAGATCATTCGTTATAATTTTAACTacataaaattaaaaatggTTGAAAGTAAAGCTGCAAACCCAGCTCTTGCAGGGGCTGGGAGCTGGGTTTGGGTCTCTAGTGATGGAGGGGTTGCTCGTCTCTCTTTTCTGTGCCGATTAGGGCTCCTGAAACTTCTTTGTTAAGGTCTTCTGTCGGTTATGTAACTGCGGCTCACTTTATTCTGTTCTGCTGTGTtgagacacaaaaaaacagtgTGCCGGTTTAGCCGCTAACCACTGCTGTTTGAACACTGGATAAACAAAGCAACAGTggataaaagaaacacaatgacgGCAAGCCTGAAAACCCGAGAGAACACAAGAACATTGGCCAAAGggcgcacactcacacacacacacacacacacacacacacacacacacacacacacacacacacacacacacacacacacacacacacacacacacacacacacacacacacacacttacagtatattTGTGAAGGCAAAGATGGACACACAAATCTCCCAAGAAACGACACAAGGGGAGAAGCTTGTACATACAGAAGCCAGCTAAAATGCAAATGAGTCACAGAAAATCATGCAAACACTCTCACTCATTTcgttcaaagtgtgtgtgtgctccacaTTGTTTAGTGAGTGAATGTTGAGAAGGAACAAAGGTGCAAAACAATGGCTCTAACATGTTGGGTTAATCAAAAGGATGGCCTGATTGTAACTGCTGGACAGTGGTAGGGTCTATCATGTgatattaatacatttgatcAATCCAAGAAAataatcttttgtttttgtttccacacGCTACTAGACAGACATAAgggaaacaataataaaataaataaatattgattaaaacattttttttaaaacacaagacaaaaccaaacaaaacgaaaataaaaataaagggcATCTCATATTCCAACATGAATAGGACAGATCAACAGCACATGAACAATGACAGCATATAACTACAGTTCCAGGCCAGCAATATACTCACATATTGAGTAAATTGATcccatgttttataaaatatactgATAGAGCCATTCAGGGTACATCTAATCTTCtccagttttatattttgcgTCATATCTCTGATCCATTGTCTGTATGTTGGGGGCATTGAatccttccatttaaaaagaatggcACGCCTAGCCaacaaagaggaaaaagcaATGACCCAGGTATGCTGGTGGATGTGAGTCATCTAGGCATGGTGTAATACCAAAGATGGCCGTTAAAGGGGAAGGCTGGATATTGTAATTATACGTCTGGGAAATTGTATCAAAAAAAGAGTTCCAGAACTCAGTAAGCTTTGAACAAGACCACAACATATGACCGATGGTCGCAGGGGCCTGTTTGCATCGGTCACATATAGGATCGATACCTGGGAATATCCTTGCAAGTCTAACTTTTGCATAGTGTAAGCGATGTAAgactttgaattgtattagtGCATGTCTTGAGCAAATAGAGGACACATGTACCCTATAAAGGGCCGTCTCCCATTCTTCATCAGAGAGTGGAATCCCAGTATCATTGGTCCATGCTTCCCTTATATGAGAAACAGAGGGACTCAATGTGTTCATGATCTGTGCATAAATCATTGAGACCCAACCTCTATGTAATAGATTAACCTTTAACAAAGAGTCTAAACAGGATAGTGGAGGAAAGTCTGGAAAACTAGTGAATTTGTTACGCAGAAAAATCTCTGATTTGTAACgaaaaaatgttgcatttgtcAGTTGAAATTTTGTTGACAGCTGTTCAAAGCTGGCAAAGGTGTTGCCAATGTACAAGTCCTTTATGCTATAGTTACCTCTATCTTGCCAGGTCTGAAAGCCCTTGTCTAACAGAGGTGGCTGAAAAAGATGGTTATTAGTTATTGGAGAGTAGATAGAAATATTTTGGATGCCCAGActttttttgaattgttttaaggTGCGCAAAGATTGAtttacaattacatttccattcaCACTATTCACTATTGTTGGTAAAGATGCACAGAGTAaggcagggagtgtgtgtggccTACTTGTGGCTAATTCAATCTGAAGCCACGCAGGGGTTGAACCATTCCAGTCTTTTAACCATAGAGAGATGGCATTTAAATTCACAGCCCAGTTATATGAACGGAGGTTTGGTCGTGATAGTCCACCACAACTTGTTGGTCTCTCCATAAATTCTTTCCTTATACGCACAGATTTGTTGTTCCATATAAATGGAGAGATCGACTGGTTGAATGCCTTGAAAAATGACATTGGTATGAATATAGTAGGTATGGCTTGAAATAAGTAAAGATATTTAGgtattgttcatctttattgAGTTTACTCTACCAATGAGGGATATTGGCAGAACTGACCATTGCTTAATATCCTTATTGGTCTGTTCCAGAAGAGGCgcaaaattgttttaaaataaatgatggtggGACTTGGTAACTTTTACACCTAGATATGTAAATGAATCAGCTGAAAGCTTAAAAGGTAAGTTAGGATATCTTTCAGATAATGTATTAATGGGAAAATATTCGCTTGATAATTTTCCAAAATTGTCAAGGACAGCAAGGACTCTAGGAACACTTGTAATTGGGTTGGTGACATATAACAACAGGTCGTCTGCATAGTGAAACCGTGTGTGTTATGCCCCCGTGCACAACACCATCTATCCTACTGTCATTTCTTAAGGAAATTGAAAGTGGTTCTATAGCTAGAACAAAGAGTAGTGGGCTTAAGGGGTCACCTTGTTTTGTCCCTCTTTTTAGACTAAAGTATTGAGAGGAAACAGAATTGATAAAAAACTGAAGCGGTAGGGTCGGTGTATATTAGTTTGATTATAGAGTATGAAAAAGATAGCCCCACTCCACTTTATCAAATGCCTTTTCGGCGTCAAGTGATATGACTGCTTCTGGGACTGATTCATCTGATTTGGTATAGATTATGTTAAACAGACgcctcaaattaaaaaaggactgTCTGTCTTGAACAAAAACCTGTttgatcatttgaaattaaataaggTAGGACAGATTCAAGGCGGAGGGCAATtacttttgaaaacactttacCATCACAGTTTGTCAAACTGATAGGCCTGTAAGATGAGCAGTCTAGTGGATCTTTGCTTTTCTTAAGAAGCAGTTTAATAGATGCTTGCCGTAGTGTAGGCGGGAGGACATTACTTTTCAATACTTCCTTGTGTAACAGGGTCAATTATAGCAGTAATATGTCATGTAATATTTAGTGTTATAATTAcccaaaatctgtgttttaacctGACATGAGGAACTAGTGAGACTCAACTTATGTACCCCTACGTCCACTTTTGGGGGTTAACCTCCTATAAAGGGGTGTTTCCCACGCTACCTCTGACCTTTTGCTGTTGTACTACATGGGAGAGGTAAGCGACATTGTGGTTGTAGTAATATACGCTGTTAAGCTAGGTTTATGGaatttgttttacagctttgaCTCGCTGTGTAATATTCTAACATATTCCTGTGTTGTTTGATTTGCGTAGAGGCTTGAAGTACACAAGTGTGATTGACGAAAGGATTTTGTTGTTCCCCTTTTCGCCGTCAGAAATAAACGGAGATCGCCTCCAAAGACATTAATGGCCTGCAGCGTATTAATCAACACACAACGCAGAGAATACGAAAGTCCACCGGTTACACTTACACTGACAGGAGGACAGGGGCAAGTtggtctttacattttttataaaattgGGTGGGGAACCCGTCTGGGCCAGGGGCTTTACCACTTTGTAAAGACATTATTGCAGTGATAATTTCTTTCTGTGTGAGGGGCTGGTCTAATTTTGCCTTACAATCAGGGTCCACTGTTGGTATGTTTAggttagagaaaaaaacatcaaaatctTTTTGATCTGGTTTGAATTCTGCTGAGTATAACTTTGAGTAAAATTCTTTAAACTGATTATTTATTACTTGATGGTCTTCACTTAATGAGCAATTTCTGACGAAGCTGGCTAGCCAGTAGTTTAGAAGATGCATCCCCCTCCTCATAGTATCGACTACGAGACTTGAATATTAATCTTTCTGCCTCAGTAGTAGATAGAA
This genomic stretch from Eleginops maclovinus isolate JMC-PN-2008 ecotype Puerto Natales chromosome 7, JC_Emac_rtc_rv5, whole genome shotgun sequence harbors:
- the serp2 gene encoding stress-associated endoplasmic reticulum protein 2 isoform X2; this translates as MVAKQRIRMANEKHSKNITQRGNVAKTLRPQEEKYPVGPWLLALFVFVVCGSAIFQIIQSIRMGM
- the serp2 gene encoding stress-associated endoplasmic reticulum protein 2 isoform X1; the encoded protein is MVAKQRIRMANEKHSKNITQRGNVAKTLRPQEEKYPVGPWLLALFVFVVCGSGYSNRAHTCLSLGTLSKLLETQMAAPWVKVLSIFQIIQSIRMGM